The segment GCTGGGCGGCGGCACCGTGGTCTCGGCCGAGAACCGGCGCGTGCTGCGCGCCAAGGGCCGGCTGGTGTGGCTCGATGCCGCGCCCGAGACACTCGTCGAGCGCATCGGCGACAGCCAGAAGCGCCCGCTCCTGGCGGGCCTCGACCGGCCGGCGCGCATCGCTCGGCTGGCGCAGCTGCGGGCCGAGCGGCTGGCGGCTTATTCGGAAGCCGAGCTGCACGTGCGCACCGACGGCATGTCGGTCGCGGAGTCCGCGGCCGCGGTGCACGCCGCGCTCGAAGAGGCGGGCGGGCCATGAGCACGGTGCAGGTCCTGCTCGGCGAGCGCAGCTATCCGATCCGCATCCGGCCCGGGTCACTGGCCGACCTGGGCGAGGCGCTGGCCA is part of the Myxococcota bacterium genome and harbors:
- a CDS encoding shikimate kinase, which gives rise to MGSGERDRCVLLCGLMGSGKSRVGRALASRLGWDFLDTDERVEEAAGMKVSEIFAREGEAAFRRLESTALAGLPAQRCVVALGGGTVVSAENRRVLRAKGRLVWLDAAPETLVERIGDSQKRPLLAGLDRPARIARLAQLRAERLAAYSEAELHVRTDGMSVAESAAAVHAALEEAGGP